The Aestuariibius sp. HNIBRBA575 nucleotide sequence GTCACGGATGCTCTATCGTTTGCGGGTCAATAATCAGCGTTGGCGGACCTATGAAAACTTCTTGATTTCAGAAAACCGCTGGCGTGCGCAACGGTATGGTATTTCAAATGGCCTGATCGATTTTGGTCGCGGCGAGATTGTCCAAGTTTCTGATTTGGTGGATGAATTAATCGAAATGTTGATGCAGGATGCAGAGGCATTAGACTGTGTCGACGATCTGATTGGGCTGCGCGACATCGTTGAAAACGGCAACTCAGCCGACCGGCAACGACAGGTCGCACACAAAGCCCAGGATCAAGGCAAAAGCCAATCTGATCAAATGCGCATGGTTGTTTCTCACCTGATACAAGAGTTTTCCACCGATCTTTAACTTGCACTTTGTGCCCATCCGAGCGAGAATTAAACAACTGTTCAATTCAACGGAAGGGAGGAGCCGATGGATTTTGCTCTGAGCGAGGAACAAGAAGCAATTTTTGACATGGCGCGGGCCTTTGGAGAGGCGGAAATCGCACCATACGCCAAAGAATGGGAAACAGCTGGCACCATCCCCAAGGATCTGTGGCCAAAGCTGGCAGAGCTGGGATTTGGTGGTCTGTATGTGCGCGAAGAAAGCGGTGGGTCCGGGCTGACAAGGTTGGATGCGACCTTTGTGTTCGAAGCCTTGTCGATGTCTTGCCCATCCGTCGCGGCGTTTTTGTCCATTCACAACATGTGCGCCAAAATGATTGATACATTTGGCTCAGATGACCTGCGCGCGCGGTATTTGCCTGATGCGTTAACCATGAACAAAGTGTTGTCCTATTGCCTGACAGAGCCCGGCAGCGGGTCCGACGCCGCCGCGTTGAAAACCAAAGCTGTGGCAACCGATAGCGGTTACCGTCTGAATGGCACCAAAGCGTTTATTTCAGGCGGCGGCTACTCTGACGCCTATGTCGTAATGGCCAGAACCGGTCAGGCTGGGCCCAAAGGCGTGTCTGCGATGGTGATCGACGATGGCACCCCTGGCCTCAGCTTTGGCGGGTTAGAGGACAAAATGGGCTGGAAAAGCCAGCCGACCCGTCAGGTCCAGATGGATGATTGTGATATTGCGGCAAACAACCTGCTAGGCGAAGAAGGTCGCGGGTTTAGCTATGCGATGGCGGGTTTGGATGGCGGCCGGCTGAATATTTCTGCCTGCTCGCTTGGCGCGGCCCAACAGGCGTTGAATTTAACGCTGCAATATATGTCAGAACGCAAGGCATTTGGTCAAAGTATTGATCAATTTCAAGCACTTCAGTTCCGTCTTGCTGACATGGAAATAGAGCTTCAGGCTGCGCGGACATTTTTGCGACAAGCGGCATGGAAACTGGACAACAACGCCCCTGACGCAACCAAATTCTGCGCAATGGCAAAGAAATTTGTCACCGAAGCCGGGTCGAAAATTGCGGATCAATGTCTGCAACTTCATGGCGGCTATGGGTATCTTGCGGATTATGGGATCGAAAAAATTGTCCGCGATTTGCGTGTGCACCAAATTCTGGAAGGCACAAATGAAATCATGCGCCTGATTGTTGCTCGTCAGTTGGTAGCAAAATGAGCGACATTTTCATTCGCAAAGAAGGCCGGGCGGGTCGGATCACATTGACCCGCCCTAAGGCCCTGAACGCATTGAGTTATCAAATGTGTTTGGACATTGACGCCGCCTTAACCGATTGGTCACAGGACGATGATGTCGCGCTGTTGATCATCGATGCAGAGGGTGAAAAAGCGTTTTGCGCCGGGGGCGACATTTCGGAAATGTACGCAACCGGGACCGCCGGCAACTACGATTACGGGCGCAAATTCTGGCATGACGAATACCTGATGAACCGGAAATTGTTCCGGTTTCCCAAGCCTGTAGCGACGTTCATGCAAGGTTTCACCATGGGGGGTGGCGTCGGTGTCGGCTGCCATGGGTCACATCGCATCGTCGCAGAATCGTCAAAAATCGCCATGCCAGAAGTGGGGATTGGCCTGATCCCTGATGTTGGAGGCTCTTTGTTACTGGCCCAAGCGCCGGGACGTTTGGGCGAATTTCTGGGTATCACGGGCGACCGAATGGATGCCGCGGATGCAATTTACGCCGGATTTGCGGATTATTATGTCCCGCAGGCCAACTGGGAATCCCTCAAATCTGAGTTGACCCAACATGGGGATGTCACAGCGATTGATCGGGCAATGCACCCTGCCCCATCACCACGGCTTGCAGACTGGCAATCTGCGATTGACGCCGATTTTGGAGGTGAAACGCTGGCTGACATTTTTCGTGGTTTGGCCAAAGAGCCCCACGAAGCCGTGGCGCATGCCTTGGTTGCGATGAACAGAAACTCACCTCTATCAATGGCTTACACCGTTGAAATGATCCATAGGGTCCGCATGCGTCCCACAATTGAAAATGCTCTGGATCAGGAATTTCGGTTCACCCATCGTTCAATGGAACAGGGTGATTTCCTAGAAGGCATTCGCGCCGCCATCATTGACAAAGATCGCCAACCAAAGTGGCGACACGAAACATGGGACCAGGTTTCGGCCAGCGAAGTCGTTAAACTGGGGCTGCCTTTGGGCGATGATGCACTAAATTTTGAAGAGGAAACGTCATGAAAATCGGGTTTATCGGACTTGGAAATATGGGCGCCCCAATGGCCCTGAATCTGATCGCGGCGGGTCATGATGTGGTTGGATTTGACCTGATGGCGCGTCCTGACAGCATGGAAATGGCTCAAACCGCCGCAGCTGCTGCCAAAGATGCCGACGTGGTTATCACCATGTTGCCAAACGGTGATATCCTTAGATCCGTTGCCGCAGATATTCACCCTGAAATGACCGCAGGGGCCGTGCATCTAGACTGTTCCACCGTTGACGTAGACAGCGCGAGGTTCACGTCGCAACAAGCTGAAAAACATGGGTTATCTTCGGTTGACGCCCCCGTCTCAGGCGGG carries:
- a CDS encoding acyl-CoA dehydrogenase family protein, which codes for MDFALSEEQEAIFDMARAFGEAEIAPYAKEWETAGTIPKDLWPKLAELGFGGLYVREESGGSGLTRLDATFVFEALSMSCPSVAAFLSIHNMCAKMIDTFGSDDLRARYLPDALTMNKVLSYCLTEPGSGSDAAALKTKAVATDSGYRLNGTKAFISGGGYSDAYVVMARTGQAGPKGVSAMVIDDGTPGLSFGGLEDKMGWKSQPTRQVQMDDCDIAANNLLGEEGRGFSYAMAGLDGGRLNISACSLGAAQQALNLTLQYMSERKAFGQSIDQFQALQFRLADMEIELQAARTFLRQAAWKLDNNAPDATKFCAMAKKFVTEAGSKIADQCLQLHGGYGYLADYGIEKIVRDLRVHQILEGTNEIMRLIVARQLVAK
- a CDS encoding 3-hydroxyisobutyryl-CoA hydrolase; its protein translation is MSDIFIRKEGRAGRITLTRPKALNALSYQMCLDIDAALTDWSQDDDVALLIIDAEGEKAFCAGGDISEMYATGTAGNYDYGRKFWHDEYLMNRKLFRFPKPVATFMQGFTMGGGVGVGCHGSHRIVAESSKIAMPEVGIGLIPDVGGSLLLAQAPGRLGEFLGITGDRMDAADAIYAGFADYYVPQANWESLKSELTQHGDVTAIDRAMHPAPSPRLADWQSAIDADFGGETLADIFRGLAKEPHEAVAHALVAMNRNSPLSMAYTVEMIHRVRMRPTIENALDQEFRFTHRSMEQGDFLEGIRAAIIDKDRQPKWRHETWDQVSASEVVKLGLPLGDDALNFEEETS